From the Chitinolyticbacter meiyuanensis genome, one window contains:
- a CDS encoding carbon-phosphorus lyase complex subunit PhnI encodes MYVAVKGGETAIVNSWSLLAEARRGDTDLPELSVAQIRAQMRLAVARVMAEGSLYDEELAALALKQAAGDAVEAIFLLRAYRTTLPRFGYTEPVDTAAMHTRRRISAIFKELPGGQVLGPTYDYTQRLLDFALLAEGGEPQAAVAEPEAGAMPRVTDLLGAEGLIEPEPVPDGDPAPVDLSREPLGFPAERPTRLQNLARGDEGFLLAMGYSTQRGYSHTHPFAGEIRMGEVALEIMPEELGFAIEIGELTLTECQMVNQFGGSKAAPPQFTRGYGLAFGEGERRAMAMALVDRALRSDELGEEVKSPAQQAEFVLSHSDNVEASGFVQHLKLPHYVDFQSELELVRHMRATPAAMADEMVAAPTDQEHPA; translated from the coding sequence ATGTATGTCGCCGTGAAGGGCGGGGAAACCGCCATCGTCAATTCCTGGTCGTTGCTCGCCGAGGCGCGGCGGGGCGACACCGATTTGCCCGAACTCTCCGTGGCGCAAATCCGCGCGCAAATGCGCCTGGCTGTGGCGCGGGTGATGGCCGAAGGCTCCTTGTACGACGAAGAACTGGCCGCGCTGGCGCTCAAGCAGGCGGCCGGCGATGCAGTCGAGGCCATCTTCCTGCTGCGCGCCTACCGCACCACGCTGCCGCGCTTTGGTTACACCGAGCCGGTCGATACCGCCGCCATGCACACGCGGCGACGCATCTCCGCCATCTTCAAGGAGCTGCCCGGTGGGCAGGTGCTGGGCCCGACCTACGACTACACGCAGCGTCTGCTCGATTTCGCGCTGCTGGCCGAAGGCGGCGAGCCCCAGGCCGCGGTCGCCGAGCCCGAAGCCGGTGCCATGCCGCGCGTGACCGATCTGTTGGGCGCGGAAGGCTTGATCGAACCAGAGCCCGTGCCCGATGGCGATCCGGCCCCGGTCGATCTATCGCGCGAACCGCTGGGTTTTCCGGCCGAGCGACCCACCCGGTTGCAGAACCTGGCGCGTGGCGACGAGGGGTTCCTGTTGGCGATGGGCTATTCGACGCAGCGCGGCTATTCGCACACCCACCCGTTTGCCGGCGAGATCCGCATGGGCGAGGTGGCGCTGGAAATCATGCCGGAAGAGCTGGGCTTCGCGATCGAGATCGGCGAGCTGACGCTGACCGAGTGCCAGATGGTCAACCAGTTCGGCGGCTCCAAGGCCGCGCCGCCGCAGTTCACCCGCGGCTATGGCCTGGCATTCGGCGAGGGCGAGCGGCGTGCGATGGCGATGGCGCTGGTCGACCGCGCGCTGCGCAGCGACGAGCTGGGCGAGGAGGTGAAATCGCCGGCGCAGCAGGCCGAGTTCGTGTTGTCGCACTCGGACAATGTCGAGGCCAGTGGCTTTGTCCAGCATCTGAAACTGCCGCACTACGTCGATTTCCAGTCCGAGCTGGAGCTGGTGCGCCATATGCGCGCTACCCCGGCAGCGATGGCAGACGAGATGGTTGCGGCGCCCACCGACCAGGAGCACCCGGCATGA
- the phnH gene encoding phosphonate C-P lyase system protein PhnH, which produces MNAPLLPGWPDPVDDAQTLFRQLLDALAHPGRIHTLHRPLAVPVPVPVPLAPAAGAVALTLCDFETPVWLQSPEAAPWLRFHCACPLVDAPATARFVFIDQPAAMPPLSDFAQGEPEYPDRSATLVLQVASLTGHGLTLSGPGIAGMAQLGVTGLPAGFWDDWRAQHARFPLGVDLILVAGERFAALPRTTRVEVD; this is translated from the coding sequence ATGAACGCCCCCCTGCTGCCCGGCTGGCCCGATCCGGTCGACGATGCCCAAACGCTGTTTCGCCAATTGCTCGATGCGCTGGCCCATCCCGGTCGCATCCACACGCTGCACCGGCCGCTGGCCGTGCCCGTGCCCGTGCCCGTGCCGCTGGCGCCGGCTGCTGGCGCGGTGGCGCTGACTTTGTGCGATTTCGAAACGCCGGTGTGGCTGCAATCGCCCGAGGCCGCACCATGGCTGCGCTTCCATTGCGCCTGCCCACTGGTCGATGCGCCTGCCACAGCGCGCTTTGTCTTCATCGATCAACCGGCCGCGATGCCGCCGCTCTCCGACTTTGCCCAGGGCGAGCCGGAATATCCGGATCGCTCGGCCACGCTGGTGCTGCAGGTGGCCAGTCTCACCGGGCACGGCCTCACCTTGTCCGGCCCCGGCATCGCCGGCATGGCCCAACTGGGTGTGACTGGCTTGCCAGCCGGTTTCTGGGATGACTGGCGCGCGCAGCACGCGCGTTTCCCGCTCGGTGTGGACCTGATCCTGGTGGCGGGCGAGCGCTTCGCGGCCTTGCCGCGTACCACGCGTGTGGAGGTGGATTGA
- the phnG gene encoding phosphonate C-P lyase system protein PhnG gives MEHHDAGARRHWLAVLAKAQLAELEPFAATLALPALQWLRRPETGLMMVRARTGGSGAQFNLGEVSVTRCAVQDDEGRLGVGYVQGRSARHAELVALFDLLLQHDMHRPDLWRSLIVPLAARQAAARSAASGKAAATRVNFYTMARGD, from the coding sequence ATGGAACATCATGACGCCGGCGCTCGCCGGCACTGGTTGGCGGTGCTGGCCAAGGCGCAGCTGGCCGAGCTGGAACCCTTTGCGGCCACGCTGGCGCTGCCGGCGCTGCAATGGCTGCGCCGCCCGGAAACCGGGCTGATGATGGTGCGGGCACGCACCGGCGGCAGTGGCGCGCAGTTCAATCTGGGCGAAGTCAGTGTGACCCGCTGCGCGGTGCAGGATGACGAAGGGCGGCTGGGCGTTGGCTATGTACAGGGCCGCAGTGCAAGGCATGCCGAGCTGGTGGCACTGTTCGATCTGCTGCTGCAGCACGATATGCATCGGCCGGACCTGTGGCGCAGCCTGATCGTGCCGCTGGCTGCCCGCCAGGCCGCGGCGCGCAGCGCTGCCAGCGGCAAGGCTGCGGCCACCCGGGTGAACTTCTACACCATGGCGCGGGGAGACTGA
- the phnF gene encoding phosphonate metabolism transcriptional regulator PhnF, with protein sequence MIQRGSGVAVWRQIEQVLEQEIGGKHYRPGERLPTEGEFAQRFEVNRHTIRRAIASLESRGLVRVEQGRGIFLQDYAVHYSVGKRARFSESLKRQQVEGSRSILKVLEIPATAKIAQALAIAEGEPVIQLDTVGEADGRVINVASHYFAAARFAGIDAVFAETGSITEALKHYGVMEYERLESRITARMPDDTTARLLQQPKQQPILQVEAINVTLDGVPIEFGIGRFAGDAVQLVVNNREG encoded by the coding sequence ATGATCCAGCGCGGTTCCGGCGTCGCAGTCTGGCGCCAGATCGAGCAGGTGCTCGAACAGGAAATTGGCGGCAAGCACTACCGGCCGGGCGAGCGGCTGCCCACCGAGGGCGAATTTGCCCAACGCTTCGAGGTGAACCGCCACACCATCCGCCGCGCCATCGCCTCGCTGGAGTCGCGTGGGCTGGTGCGCGTGGAACAGGGCCGCGGCATCTTCTTGCAGGACTACGCCGTCCACTACTCGGTGGGCAAGCGCGCGCGCTTTTCCGAATCGCTGAAACGCCAGCAGGTAGAGGGCAGCCGCAGCATCCTCAAGGTGCTGGAAATCCCCGCCACCGCCAAGATCGCCCAAGCACTGGCCATCGCCGAAGGCGAGCCGGTGATCCAGCTCGATACCGTGGGCGAGGCCGACGGCCGGGTGATCAACGTGGCCTCGCACTACTTTGCGGCCGCACGCTTCGCCGGCATCGATGCGGTCTTCGCCGAAACCGGCTCGATCACCGAGGCACTCAAGCACTACGGCGTGATGGAATACGAACGCCTGGAAAGCCGCATCACCGCCCGCATGCCCGACGACACCACAGCGCGCCTGCTGCAGCAACCGAAGCAGCAGCCCATCCTGCAAGTGGAAGCGATCAACGTCACCCTCGACGGCGTGCCGATCGAATTCGGCATCGGTCGCTTCGCCGGGGATGCAGTGCAGTTGGTGGTGAACAATCGGGAAGGGTGA
- a CDS encoding alpha-D-ribose 1-methylphosphonate 5-triphosphate diphosphatase, with translation MPAAITARRVLLADGEWHDTTLQIEDGRIAAIGGPAQPGTVDAGDYLVLPGIVDLHGDAFERQILPRPEAAFPLAMAMLDTDRQLVANGITTAYHGVTWSWEGGLRGRDNAVGIRRILNQLKAKLAAEHRIHLRWETFNLDAEAELADWIASGHVHLLAFNDHLDMVVARLNDDGKLRKYAERAGQSLANFRALVERTAAREAEVPAAIARLAAVARGAGVPMASHDDDTVAEREAFHAIGCSISEFPRTSEATEAAHRLQSPIVFGAPNVVRGGSHCGAPTAADMVAAERCDVLASDYYYPAPLAAACHLVRDGICGWARAAALIARNPARAAGLTDRGELAVGQRADLIVVDASDLTTPRVIATVVGGRLVHQAEELARIAA, from the coding sequence ATGCCCGCCGCAATCACCGCCCGCCGCGTGCTGCTCGCCGATGGCGAGTGGCACGACACCACGCTGCAGATCGAGGATGGCCGCATTGCGGCCATTGGCGGACCGGCCCAGCCGGGCACAGTCGACGCCGGTGATTATCTGGTGTTACCGGGCATCGTCGATCTGCACGGTGATGCGTTCGAGCGGCAGATCCTGCCACGGCCGGAGGCGGCTTTTCCGCTGGCCATGGCCATGTTGGATACCGATCGCCAACTGGTTGCCAACGGCATCACCACCGCCTACCACGGCGTCACCTGGAGCTGGGAGGGCGGGCTGCGCGGACGCGACAACGCAGTTGGTATCCGCCGGATACTGAACCAGCTCAAGGCCAAGCTGGCCGCCGAGCACCGCATCCATCTGCGCTGGGAAACCTTCAATCTCGATGCCGAGGCCGAGCTGGCCGATTGGATCGCCAGCGGCCATGTGCACCTCTTGGCATTCAATGATCACCTGGACATGGTGGTGGCGCGGCTGAACGACGACGGCAAGCTGCGCAAGTACGCCGAGCGCGCCGGGCAATCGCTTGCGAACTTCCGGGCACTGGTGGAGCGCACGGCAGCGCGCGAAGCCGAGGTGCCCGCCGCGATCGCGCGGTTGGCCGCCGTGGCACGTGGCGCTGGCGTACCCATGGCCTCGCACGATGACGACACCGTGGCCGAGCGCGAGGCGTTCCACGCCATCGGCTGCAGCATCAGCGAATTTCCACGTACCAGCGAGGCCACCGAGGCCGCGCACCGGCTGCAGAGCCCGATCGTGTTCGGCGCACCCAACGTGGTGCGCGGTGGCAGCCATTGCGGCGCGCCCACCGCCGCCGATATGGTCGCGGCCGAGCGCTGCGATGTGCTCGCTTCCGATTACTACTATCCCGCCCCGCTCGCCGCTGCCTGCCATCTGGTGCGCGACGGCATCTGCGGCTGGGCCCGTGCTGCTGCGCTGATCGCGCGCAATCCGGCCCGTGCAGCAGGTCTCACCGACCGGGGCGAGCTGGCCGTCGGGCAGCGCGCCGATCTCATCGTGGTCGACGCCAGCGATCTGACCACGCCGCGCGTGATCGCCACCGTGGTCGGCGGGCGGCTGGTCCATCAAGCCGAAGAACTGGCAAGGATCGCCGCATGA
- a CDS encoding DUF1045 domain-containing protein, producing MSRRYALYLAPPNRHPLWALGCAWLGRDAESGAHTPPPAGIGAAWWQSITAEPRRYGLHATLKAPFRLASGQHEDDLLAALARFATARAPFDLPLVVSELSGFACLRPAAESIALQGLADACVREFEPFRAALTPEELARRHPDRLDDTGRALLERWGYPHVFERFCCHFTLSGTLTDAERGLLLPQLVNRFAPSLVEPLRIDQLALFVEDHPGADFRLVRRFAFEGTA from the coding sequence ATGAGCCGCCGCTACGCGCTCTACCTCGCCCCACCAAACCGTCATCCACTATGGGCGCTCGGTTGCGCCTGGCTGGGGCGGGATGCCGAAAGCGGCGCCCACACGCCACCGCCTGCGGGCATCGGCGCCGCCTGGTGGCAAAGCATCACCGCCGAACCACGCCGCTACGGCCTGCACGCCACGCTGAAGGCGCCGTTCCGGCTGGCCTCGGGGCAGCACGAGGATGATCTGCTTGCCGCCCTCGCCCGCTTTGCCACCGCGCGCGCGCCGTTCGATTTGCCGCTGGTGGTGTCCGAACTGTCCGGCTTCGCCTGCCTGCGTCCGGCCGCCGAATCGATTGCACTGCAGGGGCTGGCCGACGCGTGCGTACGCGAGTTCGAACCGTTCCGCGCCGCGCTCACGCCCGAGGAACTGGCCCGCCGCCATCCGGATCGGCTGGACGACACCGGCCGAGCGCTGCTGGAGCGCTGGGGCTATCCGCACGTGTTCGAGCGCTTTTGCTGCCATTTCACGCTGTCCGGCACGCTGACCGATGCCGAGCGCGGCCTGCTGCTGCCGCAGCTCGTCAACCGCTTTGCGCCATCGCTGGTTGAGCCGTTGCGCATCGACCAGTTGGCGCTGTTCGTCGAGGACCATCCCGGTGCCGATTTCCGCCTGGTGCGGCGCTTCGCTTTCGAGGGCACGGCATGA
- the phnN gene encoding phosphonate metabolism protein/1,5-bisphosphokinase (PRPP-forming) PhnN, which translates to MSGRLIMVVGPSGAGKDSVIGYARQALGCNRTVRFARRYITRPATAGGEDHFAMADCEFQDWLEHGRFALAWDSHGLHYGIGTEIDAWLAGGLTVVVNGSRAHLAEAQQRYPELEVVLISASPATLATRLAARGRESADEITARLAREAPLPSTLHISRIANDGALTDAGEALLRLLRGA; encoded by the coding sequence ATGAGTGGTCGGCTGATCATGGTGGTCGGCCCCTCCGGCGCCGGCAAGGACAGCGTGATCGGTTACGCGCGGCAGGCGCTGGGCTGCAACCGCACCGTGCGCTTCGCCCGCCGCTATATCACGCGGCCCGCCACGGCCGGCGGCGAGGATCACTTCGCCATGGCCGATTGCGAGTTCCAGGACTGGCTGGAACACGGCCGGTTCGCACTGGCTTGGGATAGCCATGGCTTGCACTACGGCATTGGCACCGAGATCGATGCCTGGCTGGCCGGTGGTCTCACCGTGGTGGTGAACGGCTCGCGTGCGCACTTGGCCGAAGCGCAGCAGCGCTACCCGGAACTGGAAGTAGTGCTGATCAGCGCCAGCCCCGCCACGCTGGCCACGCGGCTGGCCGCGCGCGGCCGCGAAAGCGCGGACGAGATCACGGCGCGACTGGCACGCGAAGCACCGCTGCCGTCCACGCTGCACATCAGCCGGATCGCCAACGACGGCGCGCTCACCGATGCCGGCGAAGCGCTGCTCAGGTTGCTGCGCGGGGCTTGA
- a CDS encoding GNAT family N-acetyltransferase, with amino-acid sequence MSVRRALEADLPQLLALLAELDDEPPLSMTEALPLWRALESAGGSYYLLEHEGEAVGAFCLLVYPLLVHGGQRQAVVDAVVVRRALRGQGWGKRLMQAAMALAAEAGAGKLALSSSQRRLDAHAFYRALGFAQHGISLVVEPIR; translated from the coding sequence ATGAGCGTGCGCCGCGCGCTGGAGGCCGATTTGCCGCAGCTCCTGGCGCTGCTGGCCGAACTCGACGATGAACCGCCGTTGTCGATGACCGAGGCCTTGCCGCTATGGCGCGCACTGGAATCGGCCGGTGGCAGCTACTACCTGCTGGAGCACGAAGGCGAAGCCGTCGGCGCATTCTGCCTGCTGGTGTATCCGCTGCTGGTGCATGGCGGCCAGCGCCAAGCGGTGGTCGATGCCGTGGTGGTGCGCCGTGCGCTGCGCGGCCAGGGTTGGGGCAAGCGCCTGATGCAGGCCGCGATGGCGCTGGCGGCCGAAGCAGGCGCCGGCAAACTGGCTTTGTCGTCCAGCCAGCGCCGGCTCGACGCCCATGCCTTCTACCGCGCGCTGGGTTTTGCCCAGCACGGCATCAGTCTGGTGGTCGAACCGATCCGCTGA
- a CDS encoding phosphonate degradation HD-domain oxygenase, producing MGISIADIDRVFARRGEEYYGAEGVSQLAHALQCAQLAESAGASDALITASLLHDFGHLVHQLGDDPAAEGVDDVHQFLALPFLRSLFDDAVLAPIKLHVDAKRYLCATRPGYHAALSFASQRSLELQGGTYTQAAAAEFIAQPYAEDAVLLREWDDLAKTLGKETPPLVHYLAIAERCVRA from the coding sequence GTGGGCATCAGCATTGCCGATATCGACCGAGTGTTCGCCCGCCGGGGCGAGGAATACTACGGCGCCGAGGGCGTCTCGCAGCTGGCGCATGCTTTGCAATGCGCCCAGTTGGCGGAATCAGCCGGCGCCAGCGATGCCTTGATCACCGCATCATTGCTACATGACTTCGGTCACTTGGTGCACCAGCTGGGCGACGATCCTGCCGCCGAAGGCGTGGACGACGTGCACCAGTTCCTGGCGCTGCCTTTCCTGCGCTCGTTGTTCGACGATGCGGTGCTGGCGCCGATCAAGCTGCATGTCGATGCCAAGCGCTACCTGTGCGCGACCCGGCCGGGCTATCACGCCGCGTTGTCGTTCGCCTCGCAGCGCAGCCTGGAACTGCAGGGGGGCACCTACACCCAGGCAGCGGCCGCCGAGTTCATCGCCCAGCCTTATGCCGAGGATGCGGTGCTGCTGCGTGAGTGGGACGACCTCGCCAAGACACTCGGCAAGGAAACGCCGCCGCTCGTGCACTACCTCGCCATCGCTGAGCGCTGCGTTCGCGCATGA
- the phnE gene encoding phosphonate ABC transporter, permease protein PhnE — MTHLAASAVVPIAPKRSWWTLVGWAALLFVLAASWQGADMRPLDLVRDSGNMAQYASDFFPPSFRDWKVYLGEMLVTVQIAVWGTVLAVICAVPFGILSSSNIVPAWVYQPVRRAMDACRAINEMVFAMLFIVAVGLGPFAGVLALWIHTTGILAKLFSEAVEAIDPQPVEGIRATGATRLEEVIYGVIPQVLPLWISFSLYRFESNVRSASVVGMVGAGGIGVILYEIIRGFQYAETCAVMIMIVATVSLIDLISARIRKAVV; from the coding sequence ATGACTCATCTTGCCGCCTCGGCCGTCGTGCCGATCGCCCCCAAACGCAGCTGGTGGACGCTGGTCGGTTGGGCCGCGCTGCTGTTCGTGCTCGCCGCTTCCTGGCAGGGTGCCGACATGCGCCCGCTCGATCTGGTACGCGATTCGGGCAACATGGCCCAGTACGCCAGCGATTTCTTCCCGCCGAGCTTTCGCGACTGGAAGGTGTACCTCGGCGAGATGCTGGTCACCGTGCAGATCGCCGTATGGGGCACGGTGCTCGCGGTGATCTGTGCCGTGCCGTTCGGCATCCTGTCGTCGTCCAACATCGTGCCGGCCTGGGTTTATCAGCCGGTGCGCCGCGCCATGGATGCCTGCCGCGCCATCAACGAGATGGTGTTCGCCATGCTGTTCATCGTCGCCGTCGGGCTTGGACCGTTCGCCGGCGTGCTGGCGCTGTGGATCCACACCACAGGCATCCTCGCCAAGCTGTTTTCCGAGGCGGTGGAGGCGATCGATCCGCAGCCGGTGGAAGGCATCCGCGCCACCGGCGCCACCCGGCTGGAAGAAGTGATCTATGGCGTGATCCCGCAGGTACTGCCGCTGTGGATCTCGTTCTCGCTATACCGCTTCGAATCGAACGTGCGCTCGGCCTCGGTGGTCGGCATGGTCGGCGCCGGCGGCATCGGGGTGATCCTGTACGAAATTATCCGTGGTTTCCAGTACGCCGAAACCTGCGCCGTGATGATCATGATCGTGGCCACCGTATCGCTGATTGACCTGATCTCGGCGCGCATCCGCAAGGCCGTGGTGTAG
- the phnD gene encoding phosphonate ABC transporter substrate-binding protein, which yields MFRRLLAAAALVAMAPGFAADAPKELNFGMISTESTGALKQMWQPLIEDMSKQLGVKVNAFFATDYAGVIEGMRFKKVDIGWFGNKSAIEAVDRAGGEVFAQQVDADGAPGYWSLLITHKDSGITNVDQVLKGKGKYNLGLGDPQSTSGFLVPGYYLFAQNDIDPKTHFKTVRNANHEANLMAVLNRQVDVATNNTEIVEKLKQTSPERYEQIRILWKSPLIPKDPLVWRKDISPELKAKIRTFFTTYGKDEREKGILKAIYNTGSFRASSDLQLVPTRQLELARAKSKIEDDTTLSADDKKAKLAEVNAKLAELAKLSAK from the coding sequence ATGTTTCGCCGTCTTCTTGCCGCCGCGGCCCTCGTTGCCATGGCCCCCGGCTTTGCCGCCGACGCACCGAAGGAACTGAACTTCGGCATGATTTCCACCGAATCGACCGGCGCGCTCAAGCAGATGTGGCAGCCGCTGATCGAGGACATGAGCAAGCAGCTGGGCGTGAAGGTCAATGCCTTTTTCGCCACCGATTACGCTGGCGTGATCGAAGGCATGCGCTTCAAGAAGGTGGACATCGGCTGGTTCGGCAACAAGTCGGCGATCGAGGCGGTGGATCGCGCTGGCGGCGAGGTGTTCGCTCAGCAGGTGGATGCCGACGGCGCACCCGGCTACTGGTCGCTGCTGATCACGCACAAGGACAGCGGCATCACCAATGTCGACCAGGTGCTCAAAGGCAAGGGCAAGTACAACCTGGGCCTGGGCGATCCGCAATCGACTTCGGGTTTCCTGGTGCCGGGCTACTACCTGTTCGCGCAGAACGACATCGATCCCAAGACCCACTTCAAGACCGTGCGCAATGCCAACCACGAGGCCAACCTGATGGCGGTGCTCAATCGCCAGGTGGACGTGGCGACCAACAACACCGAGATCGTCGAGAAGCTCAAGCAGACCTCCCCCGAGCGCTACGAGCAGATCCGCATCCTGTGGAAGTCGCCGCTGATCCCGAAGGATCCACTGGTGTGGCGCAAGGATATTTCGCCGGAACTCAAGGCCAAGATCCGCACCTTCTTCACCACCTACGGCAAGGATGAGCGCGAGAAGGGCATCCTCAAGGCGATCTACAACACCGGCAGCTTCCGCGCCTCCAGCGATCTGCAACTGGTGCCGACCCGTCAGCTGGAACTCGCGCGCGCCAAGTCCAAGATCGAGGACGACACCACGCTGTCCGCCGACGACAAGAAGGCCAAGCTCGCCGAGGTGAATGCCAAGCTTGCCGAACTTGCCAAGCTTTCCGCCAAGTAA
- the phnC gene encoding phosphonate ABC transporter ATP-binding protein, whose protein sequence is MAAALEIRHLNKTFVAGHKALDDVHLAIEQGEMVALLGASGSGKSTLLRHIAGFVIADRDGGSIVVHGRTMQDGGRLARDARDIRSQIGFVFQQFNLVARMPLMTNVLTGMLHRVPLWRSVFKWFTRAERERGMAALTQVGIAKHAWQRASTLSGGQQQRAAIARTLVQEARLILADEPIASLDPEAARKVMETLARINREQHTTVLVSLHQVDVAVRYCQRVIALHQGRVMYDGPPSRLTPALLCEIYGPLATELISHGSVAPTRAPELAGMAPALV, encoded by the coding sequence ATGGCCGCGGCATTGGAAATCCGCCATCTGAACAAGACTTTCGTCGCCGGCCACAAGGCGCTGGACGACGTGCACCTGGCCATCGAGCAGGGCGAGATGGTGGCGTTGCTCGGTGCATCGGGCTCGGGCAAATCGACGTTGCTGCGCCATATCGCCGGCTTCGTCATCGCCGATCGCGATGGCGGCAGCATCGTGGTACATGGCCGGACCATGCAGGACGGCGGCCGGCTGGCGCGCGATGCGCGCGATATCCGCAGCCAGATCGGCTTCGTGTTCCAGCAGTTCAACCTCGTCGCCCGCATGCCGCTGATGACCAATGTGTTGACCGGCATGCTCCATCGTGTGCCGCTGTGGCGCTCGGTGTTCAAGTGGTTCACCCGCGCCGAGCGCGAGCGTGGCATGGCGGCGCTCACCCAGGTGGGCATCGCCAAGCATGCCTGGCAGCGTGCCTCGACGCTGTCCGGCGGGCAGCAGCAGCGCGCGGCGATTGCCCGTACGCTGGTGCAGGAGGCACGCCTGATCCTGGCTGACGAGCCGATTGCCTCGCTTGATCCGGAAGCGGCCCGCAAGGTGATGGAAACGCTGGCGCGCATCAATCGCGAGCAGCACACCACGGTGCTGGTATCGCTGCACCAGGTGGACGTGGCGGTGCGCTACTGCCAGCGCGTGATCGCGCTGCACCAGGGCCGCGTGATGTACGACGGCCCGCCATCGCGGCTGACCCCGGCGCTGCTGTGCGAGATCTATGGCCCGCTCGCCACCGAGCTGATTTCCCATGGTTCCGTTGCGCCCACCCGCGCACCGGAGCTGGCCGGCATGGCGCCGGCACTCGTTTGA
- a CDS encoding SIMPL domain-containing protein, with protein MAGMRDSVLGLGISIAIGLVLSAAIVSYTAGRISDNKQSVSVKGLAEKAVTADQARWRIVVQGGATSLPEAFAALRTHRPAVVDFLKQQGFTEQQISFDRENYTVVHRQDEEGRQTREIEQYVASQSVQLASNDVKRVDAAAGKIVQLVESGLPIAVEDPEYLVSTLEAVKMSLIADATRNARDRAGEFAKTGGARVGAMKSANQGAFYILPAQGGGSDSDYGGAYDKSTIAKLARVVVTVEYAISQ; from the coding sequence ATGGCGGGGATGCGGGATTCAGTACTGGGTTTGGGCATCAGCATCGCAATCGGGCTGGTGCTTTCTGCCGCCATCGTCAGCTACACCGCCGGCCGCATCAGTGACAACAAGCAATCGGTGTCGGTAAAGGGTTTGGCGGAAAAAGCCGTCACCGCCGATCAGGCGCGCTGGCGCATCGTGGTACAGGGCGGCGCAACCAGCTTGCCCGAAGCATTTGCAGCGCTGCGTACCCATCGCCCGGCAGTGGTCGACTTCCTGAAACAACAGGGCTTCACCGAGCAGCAGATTTCTTTCGATCGCGAGAACTATACCGTCGTCCACCGGCAGGATGAGGAAGGCCGGCAGACGCGGGAGATCGAGCAGTATGTCGCCAGCCAATCGGTACAGCTCGCGAGCAACGACGTAAAACGCGTCGACGCGGCTGCCGGAAAGATCGTGCAACTGGTGGAAAGCGGTCTGCCGATCGCGGTGGAGGACCCGGAATACCTGGTCAGCACGCTCGAAGCGGTGAAGATGTCGCTGATCGCCGATGCCACGCGCAATGCGCGCGACCGCGCCGGTGAATTCGCCAAGACGGGCGGCGCCCGGGTCGGCGCGATGAAGTCGGCGAACCAGGGGGCGTTCTACATCCTGCCAGCTCAAGGAGGCGGTAGTGACAGCGATTACGGCGGCGCCTACGACAAATCAACCATCGCCAAGCTCGCCCGCGTGGTCGTCACCGTGGAATACGCGATCAGTCAGTAA
- a CDS encoding ArsR/SmtB family transcription factor: MPNNNKPEVQAGFALPAFAESGDALARIFAALGDPIRLKLVAILCAGGAFSITQLTTSTDITRQGVTRHLQVLADAGVVRDVKVGRERLWQLDPAQVALARQTLEAIGREWDVALNKLKLFVEAQ, encoded by the coding sequence ATGCCCAACAACAATAAACCCGAAGTGCAGGCGGGGTTCGCCCTGCCTGCCTTTGCCGAATCCGGCGATGCGCTGGCTCGCATCTTTGCTGCGCTGGGCGATCCCATCCGGCTCAAGCTCGTCGCCATTCTCTGTGCCGGTGGCGCGTTCTCCATCACCCAGCTGACCACCAGCACCGACATTACCCGCCAGGGCGTGACCCGCCATCTGCAAGTGCTGGCCGATGCCGGCGTGGTGCGCGATGTGAAGGTGGGGCGGGAGCGGCTGTGGCAGCTTGACCCGGCGCAGGTGGCACTGGCACGGCAGACGCTGGAGGCGATTGGCCGCGAATGGGACGTGGCGCTGAACAAGCTCAAGCTGTTCGTCGAAGCGCAATAG